ACCCACACTACCAAACAGTTTCATCTTCTGCATCACAACTTCTTTTACAGCGTCGCGAGCAGGTCCAAGATATTTTCGAGCATCATACTCTGCTGGTTTGGCAGCTAGCGTTTCACGTACCGCTTTGGTAAAGGCAAGACGATTCTCTGTATCTACATTGATTTTACCTACGCCTGTTTGGATAGCTTTACGGATGGATTCATCAGGTACACCAGAACCACCATGGAGAACGACGGGAACATCAATGTTCGCTGCAACCTCTTGGATCACATCGAAATGAATGTGAGGTTCGCCTTTATACATGCCATGGGCTGTTCCTACTGCTAATGCCAGCATATCCACTTGTGTTTCCTGCCAGAACTGAATGGCCTGCTTAGGATTAGCGAGCATTGCATCCTTTTCATCCACGGAGAGGTCATCTTCAACCCCTGCAATGGAGCCTAGCTCACCTTCCACGGATACGCCTGCAGCATGAGCTGCTTCCACCACTTGCTTGGTTAAGCGAATATTCTCTTCAAAGGGATGGTGAGAACCATCAAACATCACAGATGAGAAGCCTGCACGGATACATTTCATCACAATGTCAAAGCTACTGCCATGATCCAAATGGAGGGCCATAGGCACCTTAACCTGACGTGAGGCCACTTCAGACATGGCCACAACAAAATCGATACCCATGTAGCGAATAGCACCTTCACT
Above is a genomic segment from Rubeoparvulum massiliense containing:
- the fba gene encoding class II fructose-1,6-bisphosphate aldolase, encoding MALVPLTAFSQKAKAEKFAVGQFNINNMEFIQGIIAAAEELNSPLIFGVSEGAIRYMGIDFVVAMSEVASRQVKVPMALHLDHGSSFDIVMKCIRAGFSSVMFDGSHHPFEENIRLTKQVVEAAHAAGVSVEGELGSIAGVEDDLSVDEKDAMLANPKQAIQFWQETQVDMLALAVGTAHGMYKGEPHIHFDVIQEVAANIDVPVVLHGGSGVPDESIRKAIQTGVGKINVDTENRLAFTKAVRETLAAKPAEYDARKYLGPARDAVKEVVMQKMKLFGSVGKA